The genome window CGCCGCCCCCACGCCGGGAGCCATCCCCGCCTGCACGACCGGAGGTCGAGCGACCGGTGCCGGCTGCCGCGCCGCGGCGAACGGAGGCGGAACCGGCGCCCGCAGAACCGGTTCGCCGGCGTCCGGCGAACGCGGGTCGCGATCTGCCCGTGGTCGATGGCTGGAGGCGGGCCGAGCCGGCGGAGATGGATGAGAACGCGGTTGCGCGCAACAACGGGATCTCCCGCGACCTGCCGCCGCTGCCGGCCGTGAACCTCGACCCGCCGACCACCGGAGACGCCGCCGGATCTCCCCTGCCGGCAACCGAGGAGCTCGTCGTTGCGGCGGACTCCGTGATCGGCCTGCAGATCGATACGTTCGTCAGCACGGACCGCGCGCAGGTGGAGGACGACGTGCAGGCGCGGGTGACGCGCGACGTGATGGTGTCGCGCCGGGTCGCCATCCCCGCCGGCAGTGTGGTCAACGGATCGGTAGTCATGGTCGAGCGGGGCGGCAAGCTGAAAGGGACCGCCCGGCTCGGCGTTCGCTTCCATACCGTCGTGTTCGACGACGGCGTCGAGGCGCCCATCGTAACCGAGACCGTCTATCGCGAAGGAAGCTCCCGCGGGCGCGACAACGCGGCCAAGATCGGCGGCGGCGCGGTCGCCGGGGCCATCCTCGGCGCGATCTTCGGCGGCGGCCGCGGCGCGGCGATCGGCGGCGCCGCGGGGGCCGCAGGCGGCCCCGCGGCGGCGGCCCCGGGGGCGCCGCGGCCGGCGGCGGCGGGGGGGGGGGGGGCGGTGTCGGGCGGGCGGGTACGGGCCCGGNNNNNNNNNNGCGGGGGGGGTGCGGGGCCCCGCCGCGCGCGGGTGGCGGGGGGGGGCCGGGGGCGGGGCGCCCGCGGCGGCGGGGGGCCCCCCGGGGGGCCCCGGGGCGGCCGCCGCGGGCGACGCGGAGCCGGCGACGCTGGCGGCGGGTACGACGTTGACCGTCCGCCTTTCGCGGCCGGTCAGCGTGACCGTGGAGCAATAGCCGGCGGGCCCGGAGGCCGTTCATCTCCGTGCTATAGTGCTGGCCGTGGCGCAGGACGAGATCACGCAAGCCGTGCTCGCCCGCGACGAAGTGGTCCGGTATCTGGAAGGTCGCGGCGGACAGACGCGGGATCAGGCGCGCGCCGCCATTCACGGCTACCTCGAAGAGCTTCGCACCACGCAGCGGTACCGCATATACCGCGCGCTGCAGCATCCGCTCTACCCCCTGCTCCGCAAGATCGATCGCATCAGCGAAGGAATCGACATCGTCCGCGCGGCGACCCGGACCAAGCGGGTCGTCTACGCGTCGAATCACAAGAGCCACACCGACTGGATGGTGCAGCCGCTCGTGATCGACGATGTCGGCATCCGCCCGCCAGTCATTGCGGCCGGCAGCAACCTCTACGGCGGTGCGCTAGGGCTCATCCAGAAGCACGTCACCGGGGCCATCCCCATTCGCCGGGGGACGAAGGACCCGGCCTATCTCGTCACGCTCAAGGCGTACGTGGCCGAGTTGCTCCGCCGGACCGATCTCCTCCTGTACCTGGAAGGCGGACGCAGCTACAGCGGCGAGATCAAGCCGTTCAAGACCGGGCTGCTGCATGCCGCGGCACAGGCGGACCGGAAAGAGAAGGAGTTGGTCATCGTCCCGACCGCCATCGCCTACGACCTGGTCATCGAGGACTTCGTGCTGTCCCGCCAGCGGGTCAAGCGCGTCCAGCGCCCCTTCCACCAGGAGCTGGCGGAGATGCTGAGATACACCGTCGGCTACCAGTCGCGGAGCATCGTCACCTTCGGACCCCCGATTCGCTTCGACGACTACGATCCCGACAATCGTCGTGACATGGTGCGCCTCAAGCGCCGCGTGCGCGACGCGATCGGCCGCCTGTACAAGGTGGTTCCCACGGCCCTGCTGGCGGCGGCGATTCGGCCCTCCATCGAACGCGCGGAGCTCGAGGACAGGATCGACGGGCTCATCGAGGTGCTGCGATCCGCGGGCGCGAACCTGGACGTCGAGACCGGCTGCGCCGCCGTCGAATCGGCGACGGATCCGCTGGCGGCCCGCGGCATCCTGGTGGTGGAAGGAGCGCGTTTCCGGGTCCGCGAACGGGTGGTCCTGCGCTATTATGCGCGGTCGCTCGATCACCTGCTCGCCCATCGTGGGGAATCGGCCCTGACCCACTAGTGGAGTTCACCCCCTCGACCGTGCTGGATGCCGTCTCGCGCCGGCTGTTTCTCGCGCTGGCGGGAAGTCGTACGCTCAAGGACGCTGCCTCCCGGTACGGCATGCGCGGTCCGCACGGCGTCGCCCGGCGCTTCATCGGCGGCCGCAACGTCACCGAGGCCATCGAAGCAGCCCGCCGGCTGGAGCGACACGGCCTGCTCCACACGTTCAACTACCTGGGCGAGCACGTGCGCAGCCCGGAAGCGGCCGAAGCGGCCACCATCGCCTACCTCTGGGTGATCGAGTCGGTCAGCCTGGCCGGCATGACCTGCAACCTGTCCGTGAAGCTGACGCAACTCGGGCTCGAGCTGGACGCCGGACTGTGCCGCGACAATCTGAAGCGCATCCTGACCCACACCGACGCCCGCCGCTGCTTCGTACGGGTCGACATGGAGGGCTCGCCGCTGATCGACCGCACGCTGGACGTCGTGGCGGCGATGCGCACTAGCGGCTACGGGCATCTCGGCGTCGTCCTGCAGTCGGCTCTCCGCCGTACGCCGGACGATCTGGCCCGCGTCACCGAGCTCGGCCTCCCGGTCCGGCTCGTGAAGGGTGCGTACAAAGAGCCGGCGGACGTGGCCTTCCAGGACAAGCGGGAGGTCGACAGCGCCTTCGTGCAGTTGACGGAGACGCTGCTCGACACCGGCGTCCATCCTGCGTTCGCCACCCACGATCCCCGCATGATCCGCGCCGTCCGCGCGGCCGCCGGCGCGCGTGACATCGGGCGCGACCGGTTCGAGTTCCAGATGCTGTACGGGGTGCGGCGCGACCTGCAGGCGGCGCTCGAGGCGCAGGGCTACGCCGTGCGGATCTACCTGCCGTTCGGCGGCGACTGGTTCCCTTACTTCATGCGCCGGCTCGCGGAGCGTCCGGCGAACGTGCTGTTCGTCGTGCGCAGCCTCCTGCACGAGCAGCTCGGCGATCAGCGCGGGTACGGTGCGTAGCGGCGCCGCGGCCCAGGACGCGTGATGCGACTCGGCGAAGCATCGTGGCGGGAGAGGCGCCGTGCTCGTTCGGCCGGCGTCTGTTTCGGTCTCGCCGCCGCCCTCGCGGGGGCCATCCCCTCCCAGGCCGGACAGACAACTGCCGGCGCACTCGACGTCCGCGCACTCGATGGACCGCCGCCGCCGAGCCCCCCGGCGATCATCGCCCGCGACGCGGCCGGCCGCGCCACGCTCCGGGCGGTGCGCCTGGAAGAGTCGCTGGCCATCGACGGCGAGCTCGACGAGCGCATCTACCGCGACACTCCACCGGCCTCCGACTTCATCCAGGTGTTGCCGAACGAGGGCGATCTCGCTACGGAGCAGACCGAG of Acidobacteriota bacterium contains these proteins:
- a CDS encoding proline dehydrogenase, with product MEFTPSTVLDAVSRRLFLALAGSRTLKDAASRYGMRGPHGVARRFIGGRNVTEAIEAARRLERHGLLHTFNYLGEHVRSPEAAEAATIAYLWVIESVSLAGMTCNLSVKLTQLGLELDAGLCRDNLKRILTHTDARRCFVRVDMEGSPLIDRTLDVVAAMRTSGYGHLGVVLQSALRRTPDDLARVTELGLPVRLVKGAYKEPADVAFQDKREVDSAFVQLTETLLDTGVHPAFATHDPRMIRAVRAAAGARDIGRDRFEFQMLYGVRRDLQAALEAQGYAVRIYLPFGGDWFPYFMRRLAERPANVLFVVRSLLHEQLGDQRGYGA